The Pseudomonas sp. B21-023 genomic interval CAGAGAAATCGAGTCCGAATGAAATTTCTGCGCTTTACTCTTTGGATAGGGCTCGACATACACCACACGATCAACACCAGCGGCGATGATGTGCTTTGCGCAGTTATGGCAAGGGTAGGTGGTGCAATACAACGTGCTATCGACCGCACTTACCCCCATCCGGGAAGATGACAACAGCGCTTCCATTTCCGCATGGACAACCCGGCCATACTCGGTTATATCTTTTATTCCACTATTTTTTATCAAGGGCGCCACTTCATCCCGACAGTGCTCGGGGAGTGAACGGATGATGTTTTCTATTATTTCCTTTTTTTGCATGGCATTTGAATCCTCGCCTCGTTTGTAGTCCCTTCCATCCTCCTCATCCACAATTTCATGTGCATCGTTCCTGGCTGGCCAGTAAAGGCCGCCGCCTGCCTTGGGTACATCGTTAGCCCCAGTTGCGATGATGCAGTCGCGCTTGGTCAGTACAGCACCGACCTGCCGTGACAGGTCAGCGGACCTAAGTGAGGCAGAAAAAGCCATGAACATCGCATACTCATCGAAGGTGGGTGTGACGTAGGGTTTTCCGAACAACAGATCCAGAATCCGCCAAACCTGATTCTTAAGGGCATCAATATTCCCGTCATAGCTGACAAAGAAGTCAGACAAATGATAGGTATCACGGGTGTGCTGCCCGTAGGCCTCCTTTTCGTTTTCATCCCGTGAAATCAGATCCGCCGCCTGCTCCTTGGTCAATCCTAAGTCATCGAGAAGGTAGCGACTTCTACGCTCATGGTCCGCATGCACGCCGATCAGGAAGAAGCCCCCGGCATAAATCTTACGTAACCGCTGCACTTCAAACGGTGTTTTCAGAGAGTTGATCAGATAGGCATTTCG includes:
- a CDS encoding anti-phage dCTP deaminase; this encodes MRFEGSFAQLKERLEILAQVGTWKELNPNQYEFRTHSGGVMSWYPNTGELSFQGRPESSRELEQLVKGVLSPAGETLSDARPLMENLAHAPEVMNMSFLDDSYADSELVLGFVGALGTDLKVVCQIIEERLKAFRYTSHSIRISTEVIAKIGSVPDTQDRVERIDRYMREGNRLREASGDNSILALGAAVAISQLRSQESQAEPGRNAYLINSLKTPFEVQRLRKIYAGGFFLIGVHADHERRSRYLLDDLGLTKEQAADLISRDENEKEAYGQHTRDTYHLSDFFVSYDGNIDALKNQVWRILDLLFGKPYVTPTFDEYAMFMAFSASLRSADLSRQVGAVLTKRDCIIATGANDVPKAGGGLYWPARNDAHEIVDEEDGRDYKRGEDSNAMQKKEIIENIIRSLPEHCRDEVAPLIKNSGIKDITEYGRVVHAEMEALLSSSRMGVSAVDSTLYCTTYPCHNCAKHIIAAGVDRVVYVEPYPKSKAQKFHSDSISLERSRKGVFFDAFIGVGPRSFFDLFSMNLGSGYAVIRKTEDGQAVDWSEANAKLRTQMQPCSYIDREYMAGHTLSTYL